GTCGAAGCGCGATCCGGGCGTTAGCGCATAGCGGTTGCCGGCCAGCCAGGGCTGGACGATGCCGTCCAGGGCGCGCAGCACCTCGTCGCCGGAGATGCCGTGGTAGGCGGCGATGCGGTGCGCCGCGTCCTGGCGGTTCTGCCGGATGTAGTCCAGCGCCCGAAAATGCGCTGCCAGCAGTTCGCGCAGCACGCTCTTGTGTCCCGCCAGCCGGTCGCTGCGAACCGCCAGCACGTCGAAGATGGTCTCGGGCATCTGCCGGCTGTCGAACAGCTGCACCGCCCCTTCGCGCAGCAACTGCGCCGCTATCGGCTCGTAAGTCACCACGGCATCGACCTGGCCGCTGCGCCAGGCCGCAATCTGTCCGGGCGGACTCAGTTCCACCAGCGTGACCGACTCTGCGGTCAGCCCGGCCCGTTGCAGCACTTCGCGCAGCACAAGACTGCCTACGGCAGTCGGTTCGTAGGCAATGCGTCGGCCGGCCAGGTCGGCCAGGCGGCTTATCGGCGGGCGCGCCAACAGCACATCCGCCCCGGCCGAGCTGTCGAACACCAGCACCACCGTCAGTGGCACTCCCTGGGCACGGGCCTGCAGAACCTCATCCAGGGTCAAGGCTGCCGCATCGAGGGTGCCAGCCCGCAGGGCGGACAGGGAATTGCCGGCGCTGGTGTGCTCGCTCAGGCTGACGGCAGGCGGCAACCAGCCCAGATCGCGCGCCAGGCGCAACGACTCGTAGCCGACCCAGGAGTGCGTGCCGACGCGCAGCGGCTGTCCAGGGTTACAGGCGGCCAGGCACAGCGACAGGCCGAGCAGGGCGAGGGCGCGCGTGAACAGGGGGAGTATTCGCATCGTGGCCTGCGTGTTCTTGATCCGGACCCTTGTCGGCCCGCTGGCGCATGACTTGAACCGCGTTTGGCGGCTCGCCGCGGGGCGCCGGCGCAGCCGGTCGGTCAACACATACCCGGCCGATGCGCGCAGCGCCTGCCTGTGGTGTGGAAAGGCCGAATACTTCGGCGCTTCGCTACGCCTCGCGGACCACCATCTGCTCCATCAGCGCGCGGATTTCGTCCGGAATGCGCACTTCGGTCAGGTCGAGCTTGCCGTGGATCAGATCCGCGTGGAAGCACTTGCTGACCGGCGGCAGGTGACTTGCGATCTGGCGCCATTGTTTACCCTCGTCCTCGGTCAGCCAGACCTCGCCGTCGGTGTTGCCGATGAACACGCGGCAGGCGTCGCCCAACGCTTCGAGGCTCATGGCCTCGACCGAGGGCTTGAACTCGTCCGGCAGGCCGCCGCGCGCGTATTGCCAGCTGTCGCCGCCGTCGTGGGAGCGGGCGATGCTGACGTTGGCGCTGCCCTTGACCCAGGTGTCCGGCGTGGCGAAGGCGCCGCTGACGAACATCGTCTCCGGCCGCCGCGGGTGGTAGACCAGCGGGTCCGCGTAGCCGATTTTCTGCGTCTGTTCCTTCATCTCGAACCAGGTCTTGCCGCCGTCGTCACTGCGGTTGAAGAAAAAGCCGTTGGCCAGGAACAGCCGCCCCGGCCGGGTCGGGTGCAGCAGCACGCGGTGGGCGTCGTTGGGCATGCCGGCGGTGTGTTCGGTCCAGGTTTTGCCGGCATCCGGGCTGCTGTATAGGCCGCCCTGTTCCACGCAGACGTAGATCAGGTCCGGGTTTTGCGGGTGGATGGCGATCTGCTTGATGTGGGCGATGAACGGCGGCGCCGGGAACATCCAGCCGTCACGGCCGGTGGTGGCCTCAAGGCCGGTCAGGCGCTGCCAGGACTGGCCAAAATCCCGGCTCTCGAACAGTGCCGCAGGTTCCGTGCCGGCATACAAACGTACCGAGCCATCCGGGCGGCGCACGCTGGCCATGCTGAACACGTTGCTATGTTCCAGGCCCTGGCTGGCGGGTTGCCAGTGGCGTCCGTCGGGGCTTACGAACACGCCGGCGTCGTGGGTGCCGGCGTAGTAGTTGCCGCTGACCGGCTCGCCGATCAGGGCGCACACGTGGTGGTCGGCAAGACCCCGGCCGGCCTCGCGCCAGCCGGCGGCGGTTTCTTCAAGCTCGACAACGCCGCCCTGGGTGCCGACCAGCAAGCGTCCGGCCGCGATGGGCGAGTCGTAAACGGCGCTGCCGCCGGGGGAAAGGCACGGGTACATGGTGTCGCTCCTCTTGGTCGTGGTTTGTGCTGCATCGATCCGTCGTTCGGTGCGGGCTAGCTTAATCCAGCGTCGGCGTGGGCAACCGCCACGCTGCACTGTGCGCCTGAGGCGCTGCGTCCGGCCGGTGTCACGTCGGCGAAATATTCCCTTTTTAGGGTGCGCTGCCCCTGCGCGATGGTGCGTGCGGTCGAGCCCTGCCGGAGTGATAAGCGTGAAAATTCGAAAAAGTTCCGTTTTTGGCATCTGCATGCCCTTGTTGGTCGCCGCCGCGGGGGCGCAGGCGCTGTCGCTGGAGCCGCTCGGTCGCTATGACACCGGCCTGATTCAGGCCGGCCAGGGCACCGCCGGTGAGACCGCCGCGCTGCGCGGCGACCGGCTGTACGTGACCAACGCCGATGACGTGTCGCTGGACATCGTGGACGTGTCGAACCCGGCCCAGCCGTACCTGCTGCGTCGGGTGCCACTGGCGGCGTACGGCGGCAGCGTCACCAGCGTCGCCGTGTCCTCCAAGAACCTGATCGCCGTGGCGGTCGCGGCGGTCACAAAAACCGATCCGGGCAGCGTGGTGTTCCTGACCCCGGCCGGGCAGGTGATCCGCACCGCCACCGTCGGCGCGTTGCCGGACATGGTGACTTTCACGCCGGACGGGAAAAGGTTGCTGGTGGCCAACGAAGGCGAGCCGGACTGCTACGGCGCCGGCTGCACCGACCCCGAGGGCACGGTGAGCATCATCCGCGTGGTGCCGATGCTGCCGCAGCTGCCGGTGCAGACGGTGGACTTCGGCGGCGTTGCCATGCCCGACGGTGTGCGCATTTTCGGCCCCGGCGCGACGCCGGCGCAGGATGTCGAGCCCGAATACATCACCATCGATCCGACCGGCGCCAGGGCCTTCGTGACCCTGCAGGAGAACAACGCCATCGCCGAGATCGACATCCGCACCGCCCGGGTCACGGGCATTCGTGCCCTGGGCTTCAAGGACTTCGACCCGGCCCCCGTGGTGGAAAGCTTCGAGGTGACCGGCCTGCCCGGCATCGGTGCTACCGCCGCCGGCCAGGCCTTGTCGCTGGGTGGCTTCTCGGGCTTGTTCTACGAGGGCAAGACCGACGACGGCAAGCTCAAGTTCGTCACCCACACCGACCGCGGCCCCAACGGCGAGCCGACCGGCTCCCTGCGCCCGTTCCTGCTGCCCGATTTCAGCCCGCGCATCGTGCGCCTGGAGCTGGACCGGACCACCGGGCAGGTAGAGGTCACTGGGCAGGTGGCGCTGCGCCTGCCGGACGGCAGCGCGCTCACCGGCCTGCCTAACACGGCCATTGCCGGTGCCACTGCCAGCACGCCCTACAACGACGAGGTGCCGGTCGATCTGCACGGCAACGTGCTGTCGACCGATCCGCTGGGGGCGGACCTGGAAGGCGTCGTGGTCGATGCCAATGGCCATTTCTGGATGGCCGACGAGTACCGTCCGGCGATCTATCACTTCGATCGGGAGGGTCTGCTGATCGAACGCCTGGTGCCGATCGGCACCGCCGCGGCGGCCGGGGCCCCGGCCGACACCTTCGGCACCGAGGTGCTGCCCGCGGTGCTCGCCCAGCGGCGCCAGAACCGCGGCTTCGAAGCCATCGCCGTGCAGGACGGCAAGGTCTACGCCTTCGTGCAGAGCCCGC
This Immundisolibacter cernigliae DNA region includes the following protein-coding sequences:
- a CDS encoding choice-of-anchor I domain-containing protein, translating into MKIRKSSVFGICMPLLVAAAGAQALSLEPLGRYDTGLIQAGQGTAGETAALRGDRLYVTNADDVSLDIVDVSNPAQPYLLRRVPLAAYGGSVTSVAVSSKNLIAVAVAAVTKTDPGSVVFLTPAGQVIRTATVGALPDMVTFTPDGKRLLVANEGEPDCYGAGCTDPEGTVSIIRVVPMLPQLPVQTVDFGGVAMPDGVRIFGPGATPAQDVEPEYITIDPTGARAFVTLQENNAIAEIDIRTARVTGIRALGFKDFDPAPVVESFEVTGLPGIGATAAGQALSLGGFSGLFYEGKTDDGKLKFVTHTDRGPNGEPTGSLRPFLLPDFSPRIVRLELDRTTGQVEVTGQVALRLPDGSALTGLPNTAIAGATASTPYNDEVPVDLHGNVLSTDPLGADLEGVVVDANGHFWMADEYRPAIYHFDREGLLIERLVPIGTAAAAGAPADTFGTEVLPAVLAQRRQNRGFEAIAVQDGKVYAFVQSPLRNPATLANGALNAMRNIRVVEFDPATQATRQFMYVMDNPAPLNADDSIADKIGDAVAMPGGGFLVVERDDDAVPADPAAQITKKVYAFSLTGATDITDKDVLYDLDQMSTSELAAVGVTPLAKVLHVDLASAGYDTVQKVEGLAYIDANTLAVINDNDFGVAGISIDTATGTFVLLPDYQPEPTLLGIVSTSGLDASDRDNLVNIRNWPVYGMYQPDAVASFTAGDRTYLITANEGDARDYDGFAEEVRARSVRSSYPAAIQPVLNDNLQLGRLTVTRAPPGGDYSRPYVFGTRSFSIWDAASGDQVWDSGAELEARTAAAVPRNFNSNNDENTFDDRSDNKGPEPEGVAVGTVAGRSYAFVGLERIGGVMVYDVTDPAAPDFVDYVNPRSFDGEAVGPDSGPEVVRFIEAKDSPTGTPMLVVANEITGTVSLWRLTPSAP
- a CDS encoding WD40/YVTN/BNR-like repeat-containing protein, translated to MYPCLSPGGSAVYDSPIAAGRLLVGTQGGVVELEETAAGWREAGRGLADHHVCALIGEPVSGNYYAGTHDAGVFVSPDGRHWQPASQGLEHSNVFSMASVRRPDGSVRLYAGTEPAALFESRDFGQSWQRLTGLEATTGRDGWMFPAPPFIAHIKQIAIHPQNPDLIYVCVEQGGLYSSPDAGKTWTEHTAGMPNDAHRVLLHPTRPGRLFLANGFFFNRSDDGGKTWFEMKEQTQKIGYADPLVYHPRRPETMFVSGAFATPDTWVKGSANVSIARSHDGGDSWQYARGGLPDEFKPSVEAMSLEALGDACRVFIGNTDGEVWLTEDEGKQWRQIASHLPPVSKCFHADLIHGKLDLTEVRIPDEIRALMEQMVVREA
- a CDS encoding ABC transporter substrate-binding protein, yielding MRILPLFTRALALLGLSLCLAACNPGQPLRVGTHSWVGYESLRLARDLGWLPPAVSLSEHTSAGNSLSALRAGTLDAAALTLDEVLQARAQGVPLTVVLVFDSSAGADVLLARPPISRLADLAGRRIAYEPTAVGSLVLREVLQRAGLTAESVTLVELSPPGQIAAWRSGQVDAVVTYEPIAAQLLREGAVQLFDSRQMPETIFDVLAVRSDRLAGHKSVLRELLAAHFRALDYIRQNRQDAAHRIAAYHGISGDEVLRALDGIVQPWLAGNRYALTPGSRFDAAVQQLHALMIERRMLPRPDPLEGLFSADYLPLQEARGP